One window from the genome of Lottiidibacillus patelloidae encodes:
- the rsmA gene encoding 16S rRNA (adenine(1518)-N(6)/adenine(1519)-N(6))-dimethyltransferase RsmA, whose product MNKDISAPQRTKEIIAKHNFSFKKSLGQNFLIDQNILNNIVSAADLSPDSGVIEIGPGIGSLTERLAKKAKNVVAFEIDQRLIPILEETLEPYENAKVINQDVLEADIHAVIEENFSDGQDIMVVANLPYYVTTPIILKLLNDNLPIRGIVIMIQKEVADRIAAKPSTKEYGSLSIAIQFFAEAETVMTVPHTVFIPKPNVDSAVIKITKRTEPLAIVKDEEFMFEVVRASFAQRRKTIINNLKSFFGKDEKDKVEQALNASGIDPKRRGETLSIEEFAKLSDELHHLLKE is encoded by the coding sequence ATGAATAAAGATATTTCAGCTCCACAACGAACGAAAGAGATAATTGCGAAACATAACTTTTCATTTAAAAAGAGCTTAGGACAAAATTTTTTAATTGATCAAAATATATTAAATAATATTGTTTCCGCAGCGGATTTATCGCCAGATAGCGGTGTTATTGAAATTGGACCTGGTATAGGTTCACTGACAGAGCGATTAGCTAAAAAAGCAAAAAACGTTGTTGCTTTTGAGATTGACCAACGATTAATTCCTATTTTAGAGGAAACATTAGAGCCTTATGAAAATGCAAAAGTCATTAATCAAGATGTTCTTGAAGCGGACATTCACGCTGTCATAGAAGAGAACTTCTCAGATGGACAAGATATCATGGTTGTAGCAAACTTACCATACTATGTAACGACTCCAATCATATTAAAATTACTAAACGATAATTTACCGATCAGAGGTATCGTTATTATGATTCAAAAAGAAGTAGCGGACCGAATTGCGGCCAAACCAAGTACAAAAGAGTACGGGTCATTAAGTATAGCTATCCAATTCTTTGCTGAAGCGGAAACGGTAATGACTGTTCCTCACACCGTTTTTATACCAAAGCCTAACGTTGACTCTGCAGTAATAAAAATTACGAAAAGAACGGAACCACTGGCAATTGTAAAAGACGAAGAATTTATGTTTGAAGTTGTCCGAGCTAGTTTTGCTCAACGAAGAAAAACAATTATTAATAATTTAAAAAGTTTCTTCGGGAAAGATGAGAAAGATAAAGTGGAACAAGCTTTAAATGCTTCAGGAATTGATCCTAAACGACGTGGCGAAACTTTATCAATTGAGGAATTTGCAAAACTAAGCGATGAATTACATCATTTATTAAAAGAATAA
- the rnmV gene encoding ribonuclease M5: MKIKEIIVVEGRDDTVAIKRAVNADTIETNGSALSPSTIEQIRHAQEIRGVIVFTDPDYPGQKIRQQIREQVPGCKHAFIEKKDARPKSGKGIGVEHASPEIIKKALQNAMQEFIETVEEITYQDLIYFGLIAGNKAKKRREKLGGILKIGYTNGKQLHKRLQMFQISNELFADAMTKVLQEEEDE; encoded by the coding sequence ATGAAAATAAAAGAAATTATCGTCGTAGAAGGACGAGATGATACAGTTGCAATTAAGCGAGCAGTTAATGCCGATACAATTGAAACAAATGGTTCAGCACTATCGCCAAGCACAATTGAGCAAATAAGGCATGCGCAAGAGATAAGAGGTGTCATAGTTTTTACAGACCCAGACTATCCTGGCCAAAAAATTCGTCAGCAAATTAGAGAACAAGTACCTGGTTGTAAGCATGCATTTATAGAAAAGAAAGATGCAAGACCTAAAAGTGGGAAGGGGATTGGAGTTGAACATGCTTCTCCTGAAATAATAAAAAAAGCATTACAGAACGCGATGCAAGAGTTTATCGAAACGGTAGAAGAAATAACGTACCAAGATCTCATCTACTTTGGTTTAATTGCAGGTAATAAAGCGAAAAAAAGACGAGAAAAATTAGGTGGCATACTGAAAATAGGTTATACAAACGGAAAACAGCTTCATAAAAGATTGCAGATGTTCCAAATTAGTAATGAGTTATTTGCAGATGCTATGACTAAAGTGTTACAGGAGGAAGAAGATGAATAA
- a CDS encoding G5 and 3D domain-containing protein: MKRLQKKKTVAIIASGVIMIILSSLLFFDLQQTPLTITVNGEKRAVLSDAITVEEVLIEQGITVSEHDKLSHAKDEPVTAHMEVTYEQAVMVELTDGKEKMEVWSTVTTVADLLKTQDITLGEWDKVEPKLEKPLVHGQKITITRIDKEIVTVEEEIDYTVENKKDATLTSGKKKIIQNGKVGTKVKQFEVTYVNGEKVARVLVEEEVTKEPVKHVIAVGTKPKVVQTYKQMPAGETFEVVATAYTALCDSGCTGITATGINLLENPDMKVIAVDPRVIPLGTRVFVEGYGYAIAGDTGGAIKGYKIDIYVKTKDEARKFGRKKVKITILN, translated from the coding sequence ATGAAACGATTACAGAAGAAAAAAACTGTAGCAATTATTGCAAGTGGCGTAATCATGATTATTTTAAGTAGTTTGTTATTTTTCGATTTACAACAAACACCATTAACGATCACTGTTAACGGTGAAAAGAGAGCAGTTCTTTCAGATGCTATAACCGTAGAAGAAGTATTAATAGAACAAGGAATTACCGTCTCAGAGCATGACAAATTATCGCATGCCAAAGATGAACCAGTTACTGCACATATGGAAGTGACGTATGAACAGGCAGTTATGGTGGAATTGACAGATGGTAAAGAGAAAATGGAAGTATGGTCTACAGTAACAACAGTTGCTGACCTATTAAAAACACAAGACATTACGTTAGGTGAATGGGATAAAGTTGAGCCTAAGCTCGAGAAGCCGCTTGTCCATGGACAAAAAATTACTATTACTCGTATCGATAAAGAAATTGTAACCGTAGAAGAAGAAATTGATTATACGGTTGAAAACAAAAAAGATGCAACGCTTACGAGTGGGAAGAAAAAAATTATTCAAAATGGAAAAGTAGGTACTAAAGTAAAGCAATTTGAAGTAACGTATGTGAATGGCGAGAAAGTTGCTAGAGTTTTAGTTGAAGAAGAGGTTACAAAAGAGCCAGTTAAGCATGTAATAGCAGTCGGTACTAAACCAAAAGTAGTTCAAACGTATAAACAAATGCCAGCTGGTGAGACATTTGAAGTAGTTGCAACAGCGTATACAGCATTATGTGATAGTGGTTGTACTGGAATAACTGCAACAGGAATAAATTTATTAGAGAATCCTGATATGAAAGTTATTGCAGTAGATCCACGAGTTATACCATTGGGAACTAGAGTTTTTGTTGAAGGTTATGGGTATGCCATCGCTGGAGATACTGGTGGTGCGATCAAAGGCTATAAGATTGATATTTATGTAAAGACAAAAGATGAAGCTAGAAAGTTTGGGCGTAAGAAAGTAAAAATAACTATATTAAATTAA
- a CDS encoding TatD family hydrolase, whose protein sequence is MLFDTHAHINALQFEEDREQVIQRALDEGVENIVVVGFDNETIDGAMELAEKYPFIYAAVGWHPVDAIDMTEEDLKRIELLAAHPKVVAIGEMGLDYHWDKSPKEVQKEVFRKQIQLAKKVNLPIIIHNRDATNDVVTILEEENAAEVGGIMHCYSGSLETAEQCMKMNFYISFGGPVTFKNAKQPKEVAKKIPLEKILIETDCPYLSPHPYRGKRNEPSYVKYIAEQIALLKEISYDELAEHTTANAKRLFQL, encoded by the coding sequence ATGTTATTTGATACACATGCACACATTAATGCTTTGCAATTTGAAGAAGATCGCGAACAAGTCATACAGCGAGCATTAGATGAAGGTGTAGAAAATATAGTAGTTGTTGGTTTTGATAATGAAACAATTGATGGAGCTATGGAACTTGCAGAAAAGTACCCTTTTATATATGCTGCAGTTGGTTGGCATCCAGTTGATGCTATTGATATGACTGAAGAAGATTTAAAACGGATAGAATTATTAGCAGCGCATCCAAAAGTAGTAGCAATTGGAGAGATGGGACTTGACTATCATTGGGACAAGTCTCCGAAGGAAGTTCAGAAAGAAGTATTTAGAAAGCAAATTCAGCTTGCTAAAAAGGTAAATTTACCGATTATTATTCATAATCGCGATGCTACAAATGATGTTGTTACCATTTTAGAAGAAGAAAATGCTGCCGAAGTTGGTGGGATTATGCATTGTTATAGCGGGAGTTTAGAAACTGCCGAACAATGTATGAAAATGAACTTCTATATTTCTTTTGGAGGACCGGTAACATTTAAAAATGCGAAACAACCAAAAGAAGTAGCGAAGAAAATTCCGTTAGAAAAAATATTAATAGAGACAGATTGTCCTTATTTAAGTCCTCATCCGTATCGAGGAAAAAGAAATGAGCCATCTTATGTTAAGTATATTGCAGAACAAATCGCACTTCTAAAAGAAATTAGCTATGATGAGCTAGCTGAGCACACTACAGCTAATGCGAAAAGACTATTTCAACTTTAA
- the metG gene encoding methionine--tRNA ligase, giving the protein MAQENAFYITTPIYYPSGNLHIGHAYTTVAGDAMARYKRLRGFDVMYLTGTDEHGQKIQRKAEEKGITPIAYVDEIVAGIKDLWEKLDISYDDFIRTTEDRHKKVVEKLFDRLLEQGDIYLGEYEGWYCTPCESFFTDRQLENGNCPDCNREVEKVKEQSYFFKMSKYADRLLAYYEENPNFIKPVSVKNEMINNFIKPGLEDLAVSRTTFDWGVKVTKDPKHVIYVWIDALSNYITALGYGSVNEEKYNKFWPANVHLVGKDIARFHTIYWPIMLMALDLPLPKQVFAHGWFLMKDGKMSKSKGNVIDPVSLMDRYGLDALRYYLLREVPFGSDGVFTPEGFIERLNYDLANDLGNLLNRTIAMVNKYFEGEVPEYNGAKTDFDTELVTFTNDTITNVEQAMESLEFSVALTEIWKLVSRSNKYIDETTPWVLAKDENEREKLAAVMTHLAETLRIISILIEPFMTSAPKKMREQLGVNEAKETSWDSMKTLGLAGGKEVVKKGEPIFPRLEAEVEIENIKSDMTSSLPKEEPKQEQKEVTLKDEISFDDFMKIEMRVAEVIGAEKIKKADKLLKLQLDLGFEKRQVVSGIAKHYAPEDLVGKKVICVTNLKPVKLRGELSEGMVLAGSEGDVLSVATIAEDLPNGSLVK; this is encoded by the coding sequence ATGGCACAAGAAAACGCATTCTATATAACAACACCAATTTATTATCCAAGCGGGAACTTACATATTGGTCATGCTTACACTACAGTTGCTGGAGATGCAATGGCAAGATATAAACGTTTACGTGGTTTTGATGTAATGTATTTAACAGGAACGGATGAGCACGGGCAAAAAATTCAACGTAAAGCTGAAGAAAAAGGTATTACTCCGATTGCTTATGTAGATGAAATTGTAGCAGGTATTAAAGATTTATGGGAGAAACTTGATATTTCTTATGATGATTTTATTCGAACTACGGAAGATCGTCATAAAAAAGTAGTAGAAAAGCTTTTTGATCGACTTCTAGAACAGGGAGACATTTACTTAGGGGAATATGAAGGATGGTACTGTACACCGTGCGAATCTTTCTTTACAGATCGCCAATTAGAGAATGGAAATTGCCCAGATTGTAACCGAGAAGTAGAGAAGGTTAAAGAACAATCATATTTCTTTAAGATGAGTAAATATGCTGATCGATTATTAGCTTATTATGAAGAAAACCCTAATTTTATTAAGCCAGTTTCTGTGAAGAATGAAATGATAAACAATTTCATTAAACCTGGATTAGAAGACTTAGCCGTTTCAAGAACAACATTTGACTGGGGAGTTAAAGTGACAAAGGATCCAAAACATGTTATTTATGTTTGGATTGATGCACTTTCAAATTATATTACAGCACTAGGTTATGGTTCAGTTAACGAAGAAAAATATAACAAGTTTTGGCCTGCAAATGTTCATTTAGTTGGGAAAGATATTGCTCGTTTCCACACGATATATTGGCCAATTATGTTAATGGCACTTGATTTACCTCTCCCAAAGCAAGTATTTGCTCACGGCTGGTTCTTAATGAAAGATGGTAAAATGTCTAAATCAAAAGGTAATGTAATTGATCCAGTTTCATTAATGGATCGCTACGGGTTAGACGCACTTCGTTATTACTTGTTACGTGAAGTACCATTTGGATCTGACGGAGTATTTACACCGGAAGGATTTATTGAACGACTAAATTATGATTTAGCAAATGACTTAGGAAACTTATTAAATCGAACAATTGCCATGGTTAATAAGTACTTTGAGGGCGAAGTACCTGAATACAATGGTGCCAAAACTGATTTCGATACGGAACTAGTTACCTTTACAAACGATACAATCACTAATGTTGAACAAGCAATGGAAAGTCTAGAGTTTTCAGTTGCTTTAACAGAGATTTGGAAGCTTGTAAGTCGATCAAATAAATATATCGATGAGACGACTCCTTGGGTATTGGCAAAAGATGAAAATGAACGTGAAAAACTAGCGGCTGTCATGACTCATTTAGCAGAAACATTAAGAATCATTTCAATTTTAATTGAGCCATTTATGACATCGGCACCTAAAAAGATGAGAGAACAATTAGGAGTAAATGAAGCCAAAGAAACATCGTGGGATAGCATGAAAACATTAGGCTTAGCTGGTGGAAAAGAAGTCGTGAAAAAAGGTGAACCAATTTTCCCTCGTTTAGAAGCAGAAGTGGAAATCGAAAACATTAAAAGTGACATGACTTCAAGTTTACCGAAAGAAGAGCCTAAACAAGAGCAAAAAGAAGTTACATTAAAAGATGAAATTTCTTTTGATGACTTTATGAAGATTGAAATGCGAGTTGCAGAAGTAATTGGAGCGGAAAAGATAAAAAAAGCAGATAAACTGTTAAAACTTCAACTAGATTTAGGTTTTGAAAAGCGTCAAGTTGTTTCGGGAATTGCTAAACACTATGCGCCTGAAGACTTAGTTGGAAAGAAAGTGATCTGTGTTACGAATTTAAAGCCTGTTAAACTCCGTGGTGAACTTTCAGAAGGAATGGTGTTAGCTGGATCTGAAGGAGATGTATTATCTGTAGCAACAATTGCAGAAGATCTTCCTAATGGTTCCTTAGTTAAATAA
- a CDS encoding AbrB/MazE/SpoVT family DNA-binding domain-containing protein: MKSTGIVRKVDELGRVVIPIELRRTLGIAEKDALEIYVDNDRIILKKYKPSMTCQITGEVSDTNLTIGNGKIVLSREGAELVLKELQDGLQVAK, encoded by the coding sequence ATGAAATCTACAGGTATCGTACGTAAAGTTGATGAATTAGGGAGAGTAGTAATTCCAATTGAATTACGCCGTACGTTAGGAATTGCTGAAAAAGATGCATTAGAAATCTACGTTGATAACGATCGCATCATCTTAAAAAAGTACAAGCCTAGCATGACTTGTCAAATTACTGGTGAAGTATCAGATACAAACTTAACAATTGGTAATGGTAAAATTGTTTTAAGTCGTGAAGGTGCAGAACTAGTATTAAAAGAATTACAAGACGGTTTACAAGTAGCTAAATAA